The sequence gaatttcttcaattctccaatccaagatccaagacaagagtaaatgaaattgaaagcaaagaaattaaagtgcactcaatatcaaaagctctccgaaaactattatgaaaattccaaaaggaaagctctccgaagaacttgaattctatcctatttatacactttcttcaaatgatcttcaagccttgagttgggcctttgctcttggtggaattgggttgaaagaggccttggttgattgctcttgaagtttggagaagaaccaaagtgaaccaattgaaccggttttgaggttagcaaaagttggaccaaaagttggagctaaagttaggggtctaactttggctcccaCTTTTCATAGCAGCCAGCACATTTTGCTGGTATGAACGTTGgcgccaacgttaggggtctaactttgaccctaacgttggcaatgccttgtgtgctagtggcgccaacgttagccaccaagttagggggctaacgttggcgcaaacttttgctcattcCCCATtgaaattcatgtgccaacgttagcctccaagttagggggctaacattggcgcaaacgttggtgcccaggggagaaactcatgttccaacgttagcctccaagttagggggctaacgttggcgcaaacgttcgtgcccagggaggttttcttcatgccaacgttagcctgcttgcttgtagctcaagaaagtgcataattctaatgaaaacaaaagaaaaagactagctaaaataggctaggatgacttgtcatcaggtttgcagatattgcaaattacaaggctataaggttcattcccaaggagttcaCCAGGCAGCAAGCCCAGaaactcatgaatgatgcaaagtactacttgtgggatgaaccatatctcttcaagagatgctcagatggaataatccgacgATGTGTGTCTAAAGAAGAGGCACAAAGAATCCTATAGCATTGCCATGGCTCCgactatggaggacattttggaagtgagcggacaaccaccaaggttctccaaagtggtttctactggcccaaTCTCTTTAAGGACTCAAGAGAGTTCGttcgtaactgtgatagttgccaaagggCTAGCAATCTCCGTCATGGTCAcggcatgcctcagcaaggaaccctagagattgagctgtttgatgtatggggtatagatttcatgggaccccttcccaccttcatactcaaacacctacatccttgtaACAGTAGATTATACGTccaaatgggttgaagcaatagcaacacccactaACGACACTAgagtagtgatgaagttcctctaaaaggacatcttcagcagatttggtgtccctaggacactaattagtgatggaggtactcatttctgcaatagacAGCTGGATTCTATCTTAAGCCGTTACGTAGTTcgtcataaagtagcaacaccgtatcatcccaaaacaaatgggcaagctgaagtctcaaatagagaactaaagtgaATCTTAGAGAGGACAGTAAgaacctctagaaaggattgggctgaaaagcttgatgatgctctgtgggtatACAGACAGCTTTCAAAACCTCCATCGAAACTTCACCATATTAACTGGTGTATGAGAAATtatgtcatctgccagtggaactagaatACAAGGCCTATTGGGCTACTAGATTCTTCAATCTTGATGCTAaagtagcaggagaaaaacggctgctccaactaaatgagttggataaattccgcttagctgcatttgaaaatgcaaagatctataaggaaaaggtaaaaaggtggcatgacaataAAATATCTTCTAAAGTCTTTGAACTAGAACAGAAAGTcctgctcttcaactcaagactcaaactattccctgggaaactcaaatcccgTTGGACATGACCGTTTGTGATTACCAATGTATCACCTTACGGGaacatagaacttcaaggtaaagaaaaCAGGTTCACTGTCAATAGACAGAGGGTTAggcattaccttgaaggagatatagagccaggaggctcaacactgttacTAAGATAAGTATAGTGAAGtacagctaaagacattaaagaagcgcttgttggaaggcaacccaatgattagtcatatattattaattttctaaattatttctttttttaattagttctctttttaattaatttatgatTATGTTTTAAATAGTTGATTTTAATGTTAGTGATCATGAACAATGCTTAAATAGAGACAGAATGATGCAGAATAGCAAACAGAATACCTTGGAGAAGGGATCtccctggcgttaaacgccagaaaggggtggcaattgggcgttcaaatgcccacgGAGGCAGCAAGCCtggcctggcattaaacgccaaccaGGGAGCCCTGGCTGGACGTTTAATGGCCAATGGGGAGCACatgcctggcgttaaatgccagccagggagccctggctgggcgtttaacacccaagaAGGAGGGGCAAcacggcgttaaacgccagaatgcaggCTTtctgcattctggcgtttaaacgctagcaaGACAGCATGGAGGTAATttcaaaattcttatcttttctttattcaatctatctttttcaaattcaattttaaatattctttgatttttaaatcaaatcttgttcaaatatttcaatttcaatttaatttcaaatttaacataatttcaactcttttcaaatctttttcaaaatttcatatctttttcaacctgttttcaaattctttcaaaatcttttcttatctttagtaattcttgttcatatcttttattaaactttaaaatcttttttatcttatcttttatatcttgttcatatctttttcttttctttcaaatttaacaacttatcttttctatctttttcaaaacttctttatccttgttcaaagattattttcgaaaaaatccctCCTCCCTCCCTATATATATGTGACCGTGCCCCCTCTCCCTCACTCACCACCTCTCATTCGAATTCTATTCACCTCTTCTCTTCTACTTCACTTTTCTTCGTCTTCCTTTCTtatcttttgctcgaggacaagcaattCTTCTAAATTTGGTGTGGAAGGAGCCCTGATCTCTCATAAAAAATTTGAATCCCATGGCTCCAAAAAGTGGCAAGACTGCcccaaagaacaagaaagaagataAGTCAACAGTTATTTTCAAACCTGTTTGATTCTTTACCAAGCAACATGAAAAACATTATCACAAGATAATAAGTAAAAGGCCAGTAATCCCTGAGGTGGTATTCAAATTAGGAGAAGAAgaatacccagagatccaagagcaaattcgaaggAGAGGCTGGAAGATTCTAACTGATCCTCAGTTTAAAGCTGGATACAACATGAtccatgaattctatgcaaatatgTAGATGatagataagcaaaagaaagatggaacagTATTCCATACTTTTCGCACTATGGTCAGGGGGAAGATCATGTATTTTCATCTGGATAGGGTGAGAGAGATCTTCAAATTACCCTTGCAAAGGGATGACCCTGAAAAATACAATAGAAGGGTGGTAACCAACCCAAAGCTGGATcaagtcctagaggacatatgcctgccTAGAACTCAATGGATTGAGAGTGCAAAAGGCAAACCAAACCAGCTGAAAAGGGAAAACCTCAAGCCAattgctagaggatggctagGCTTCAATGGGCGTTCTATACTCCTCACAAGTAACCACTCTGAAGTTACTATTCTAAGAGCTGTGATGATTCACAACATCATAATGGGGAATGAGGTAGAAGTCCACCAAATAATCCCCCGTGAGATCTACAAGTTGGCAAACAGGATGTCTACTAATGCGTTGTTGGCTTATCCAAATCTCATCTTTCgcctatgccaagaggctaaGGTTCTAATACATGTGGACAATTTTATTTCTGCGAAAAGCCCAATCACCAAGCAGGTGATGGAGAGTTCCAAGATACAAGAGGATCAACCCAAAAGGAAGGCACCTGAGCCTCCccaagagatccctccaattgaGTATTGGGACCAGCTGAAGGCGTCTGTGATACACTTGCAAGGAACCTTAGATGAACTCAGAGAGGAGCAGAAATATCAGACTAGCATGATTTGCAAACTGATCAAAGAGCAAGAGAAGCAGGGGCATGAGATGGAAGatttgaagcgccagaagctctcccctgAAGAGCCCAGCGCCCATCAAGCTGAAGGTTGTTGAGTTTCAACCCTGTGATTATTCCTATTCCTGTTTCACGTATTTCCAACCTAATTTAGAActgcatgatcactagtagtatttaagtctttattttatttcatgtcttttaatttttttagaattaaataagcattagtattaattaatttttattttccaattagctataaagtattcctcttatcatcattaaacatgaatacaatagtggattttttttttagaataattaAAGATGCATAAATTTTCGAGTTCTACAGTAAAGAataagtcaattattttgatgtggtggcattgctttagttttctgaatgtatgaataatcAGTGCATATTTAAAGTTGGAATTTTAGGatgctggctcttgaaagaatgaagaaaaaggaaaagtattattgatgtctgaaaaatccaaaatttgattcttgaagcaagaaaaagcagcaaagaaaaagaaagagcatatttcaaaaaaaaaattggcgaaaagaaaagaaaatagaaaaagaaagaaaaagccattagctctttaaaccaaaaggcaagagcaaaaagccagtaaccttttaaaccaaaaggcaagggtaaaaggatccaagactttgagcatcaatggttaggaaggcCTAAAGCAAacaaaatcctagcctaagcggctcaaccaagctgtccctaaccatgtgcttgtggcgtaaaggtgtcaagtgaaaagcttgagactgagcggttaaagtcgtgatccaaagcaaaaagagtgtgcttaagaactctggacacctctatctggggattctagcaaaactgaatcacaatctgaaaaggttcacccagttaaagtgtctatggcatttatgtattcggtggtaatactggaaaacaaagtgcttagggtcatggccaagactctaaaagttgtgttcaagaataaaaaagaaatgaactaggagagtcattaatatcatttggattctaagttcctaaaggcaccaacacttctgagtttcaatggatagtgagatgccaaaactattcagaagcaaaaagctactaattccagctcatctaattgaaattgagcttcattggaaactctgggatttattgtatcttactcttcttttcatcctattttccttttagttgcttggggacaagcaacagtttaagtttggagttgtgatgagcggatattttatacgctttttggcattgttttcatatagtttttagtatgttttttcaatttttactaagttttcatagattttagtgttaaattcacatttttggattctactttgaatttgtgtgtttttatgcaatttcaaataatttttggctgaaattgaggagctagagcaaaagtctgcttcagagacagagaaagcactacagatgctgtccggNNNNNNNNNNNNNNNNNNNNNNNNNNNNNNNNNNNNNNNNNNNNNNNNNNNNNNNNNNNNNNNNNNNNNNNNNNNNNNNNNNNNNNNNNNNNNNNNNNNNNNNNNNNNNNNNNNNNNNNNNNNNNNNNNNNNNNNNNNNNNNNNNNNNNNNNNNNNNNNNNNNNNNNNNNNNNNNNNNNNNNNNNNNNNNNNNNNNNNNNNNNNNNNNNNNNNNNNNNNNNNNNNNNNNNNNNNNNNNNNNNNNNNNNNNNNNNNNNNNNNNNNNNNNNNNNNNNNNNNNNNNNNNNNNNNNNNNNNNNNNNNNNNNNNNNNNNNNNNNNNNNNNNNNNNNNNNNNNNNNNNNNNNNNNNNNNNNNNNNNNNNNNNNNNNNNNNNNNNNNNNNNNNNNNNNNNNNNNNNNNNNNNNNNNNNNNNNNNNNNNNNNNNNNGAGCTTTTCTGgtgcgttctcaatggctatagaaagctgacttccaaagctttccagcaatgtataatagtccatactttgctttagatcaaaaggcccaaaactggcgtccaatgccagcctcttacccccttccaggcgtccagcgcccaaggagaagagaccagcgtccaaacgcccaaagaggaccccctagctagcgttcaatgtcctagaggcctcatagcacatggatctcatcaaagcttagcccaaacactcaccaagtgggccccagaagtggatcttaccactaaaaagactgttttaccctttactagtcattagtttagtatttaagggattgaATTTATGTTTTTCGAATATCATCTACCATCACTTTACACCATATTTTTGTtcatcattgtattttctattagtatgagtttctaaacctcctaggttgaggggtgGAGCCTTGCTGAGTTATATGAATCAAtaaaaagtattattgtttctttCCGATCCatatttgattcaattctaagatgtatattcattcttCAATATGGTGAATGGGATGATCTGTGACAATCAGCTCCGTTCATCATACCAAGgccgcgtgtctgacaaccacccgtgtcttcttgggttcgtgtgaatacgtggctAGAAAGcacgaaccgccagcttgattatacatctctcagacggctaatccacgacttcgttggggacttctcgaggcACCAGTTTAGCcaatttacggggagattagggtctctgtggtagagtcTAGAACCCGGAGGAACAGcattctctgattcggaagattcGACCCTATCTATGGCATTTTGTGTAGGATCActaagagaatgaactgctagagcttcacccttgtTTAGATTGGATGACTGCGGCCATATAGcttttgatctgaagcagaggagattaatgaccgcggccatacggcgttgatcacatacagcctgccatagaagaaatcattcacaagcaaaggagACAGTAGTACCatagttaattcagaaagacaaagcaactccaatccttaactatCTTCTTAATACTGATTCCATTCaaattcacaaagtattttatacactttttattccttttatggttttaaccaaattcaaaccaaCAACTTCTTGATTTCACCTGACTAAgccctgcaagataaccatagtttgcttcaaaccacattcctcgtgggatcgaccctgactcgctcaggtattactcaGACGgtctagtgcacttgctggtacaactgtACGatgtgtggggattcgtgcaccacccGCACATTGGGGAAGATCGAAAAATAAGGCTTTGTCTTGAATCAAGGAAAATGTGATGGAAAAAATAGAGGGTTGGAAGGAGAAACTTCTAAACATGGCAGGAAAGGAAACACTTATTAAAGTTGTGGTTCAGGCCATCCCAGCTTATTCAATGAATATTATTAAGTTTTTGAAGTATTTTTGTAGAAGGCTAAGTTCTAGAGTTGCAAGGTTTTGGTGGGCTGCTTTTGGGAAGGAAAGGGGGATACATTAGAAGATTTGGAGAAAAATCACAAGGAGTAAAAGGGAAGGGGGTCTAGGATTCAAGGATTTTGAAATATGGGCAAGGGTCCTTATTTTCCCAATTGTGACTCTTGGAAAGCAAAAGATCAACAAAAGGCATCCTGGGTTTAGAGGAGTCCGCTACAAAATTGGCTTCTTAGAGTAGGGCAAAATGGTGTATTGGATGTGGAAAGAAAATCTATGTCTAGTGAGATAATTGGACTGCAGGAATGGGAAAAAACTAAGGCCAAGAAGGCACATCAGTTTTGAAGGTGAAAGAATTACTATTGAAGGAGTGGGCTGGAATTATCCTAAAGTGCAATCAATTTTTTCAAAGGACATTGTGAAAGAATTTTACAGACCCAGTAAGTCTCAAAAATAAGAAGGATTCAATTTTTCAGCCTTTAAGGAACGATGGAATATATTCAGTCAAATCAGGTTATCAAGCAGCTAAGATGCTAATAGAAAATCAAAATGTAGAAAATGCAACCACAAGTACTAATGATAGAGAAGTATGGAGGGAGATTTGGAGTATGAAAGTACCACCAAAAGTTAGGATGCTTTTGTGGAGATCTATTCATGACATAATTCCCATGAATGCAAACCTATTCAAGAAAAAGATTATCAAGAATCCTAAGTGTAGGTTGTGCATGAAGGAGGTAGAAACTACAGAGCATGCAATTCTACTCTGTCTATGGATGAGAGTGACATGATTTAGGGCTCAGTGTCAATGCATCCAAACACCCAAATCGGTAAACACATTTGGTATATGGCTGATGGACAACATAAGGAAGATCAAATTGGTGGGTGGAGAAAGTAGAGAGGACATGATAAGCAGAATCGACTGGCTAGCATGGGAGATTTGAAAAGCTAAGAATTGTGAATCCAAAAATAGTGATAACTAAGGCTGCTATTACGGAAAGGGAATTCATAGACTCAACAGAACAACAAGCACCAAAAGCAAAAAAGAGCATAAGACAAAAGAAGCACCTGATAAGATGGAGACCTCCTCCGAACAATTGATTGAAAATGAATGTTGACGCGGCGTTCAAAAACAAAGAAGGGGCTGCTGCAATGGTAACTAGAGACAACACAGGAAAGCTATTGTTAGAAAATGCTGTAAAATTCATAGCAGTTTCAAGTCAAGCAGCAGAAGCATATGCCATCGAACAAACATTAATCACAACCAAAAATTTGGGGATGGAAAATGTCTTGGTGGAATTAGACTCTCTGCCTCTCTTACAGGCGATTAAGTCCAAAAGTTCTATTGGTGAAGTGGATGCAATACAACAAGATATTTGGCATTTACTAGATAGTGTTCCTGGTAGCAGTCTGATGTGGTTGCCGAGAGAAGGAAATGTTCTGGCTCATAAGGTGCCGAGACTGAAGATGGCAGATGATCTTCACTAGAATTGGTGAACACACCCTCCAAGAAGCATTGAGACAATCATCAAAAAGGAAGCTAGGTGGGTGCGGAAAGTGTAACGATCGTAGATCATACTAGGAGTGGGTTACAAACAGAAGCGAAACAGTAAGTCATTGCAGTTTGAAGTGGTATCCCATCTAGCCAGATCACTTGTGATCTGAGATAGAGTCCGTGTTTCAACCTGAATCGTATAGTTTCTAGGTTTTGGTCACAACCGGCCTTTGTCGTATGACCTTTGTTGATTGGTTGAAGGCGAAACTGGAGAAGAATCTCGGTTCTACTAAAGGTGTTGTAGTCTTTTCATCAGGCAAAGAAATATATTTATTTGATATTGGCGAGAGAAGCAACTTTCAGTGGGATAGAACGCGACAATTCTTATCGGCGCATCTTATACGTCCACGACATTCCCAATAGCGAGGAAGAAGGCAATCACATATCTCCCGAGCAACTAATTCGATGATAATGGAGGTAAGGAAACAACAACCTCTGATCTTGCGGATGCCCGTAAAGGTTTTGAAGGAGCTGAACCATATGCCAATCGTGCAATCGGATGAATTAATCTTGATTCTGACAAGGCGAGAAGGAGCATCTTCTTCGAAAGAGTTGGTATGTTTTTGAAGGTCCGCCGAGGATAAAGAGTGCAAGCTTGATATGTCGCAATGTAGCAGAGGCTGAATTGCAGATAGATGAATGAGGTTGGTATGATGTGCTGTTCTTTGGTTTGGGTCTCATTTGGTCTTAATCCCTGaccaaacaaaaaattttaacaaaagcgATTATTTATATCAGTGACATTAAATGATCAATAGTTTTAATcaacgtaaaaaaaattaatcaagcaTGTTCATACGCAATCTTAAAATCACACTTATCTATCTTGACCGTCATAAGTTAATTAAGTTGAATATAAGAGAAATACGAGTAATTAATGTGTTATAAATTATCTGATTGTGACAATGTATGCTACGATTATTTCAACTCATATATGCAAATTAATTACGTATGCTGAAAGTCACTGTTGGATGTGATATATAGCACCGAGATAGTGGAAGGAAGAAATGATTTTTATGCACATGGAAATATGATGACATGCAATGAATGATAGTGATGAAATTGGTCGGTAAGAGCTGAATAAGACATAAATcaaagttggctttaattttgcaAGGAACTTATTCTGTTATTCACATCTCATGATTGCGAATTATTATATGAGAGAACAAAATGTCGGTAATTATTGTTGTTCACTTGGCGGTTTATCTGATCATTTCTCATACTTGtcttctttaattttcatttctttGACTAATGTTTTTGaatttaaatcttttaaattttaaattttattttataaaataaaatatatttttttattatttattttataaataaaactaaaaaaaatataaaaaaaattatttaaaaataaaaaattatattttatcatctaaaataaaaatttaaaatttaaaaaattcaaatctaatatttttttctcccctttttaATGTTTATTACCAGTTGAATATCATTTAATTAAGGTGCAACTACATGGCCAACTTTTAATTTCTATGGCGGCAACCGACTATCTTCCCCTCCCCAATTTAGTATAATACTTTTCAATTTTCAATAAAATAACAATATTTCTcaactatatttttatattaaatttataaaaaccGGTTCGAATCAATCAAACTGTGGGTCGATGATGACAAATACGATTCTATTCAACATGGTTAatagttaaatttatttttaaaagattatttatttttaaaattagtctttaaataattttttagttatattagtttttaaaaaataaaatataaattaaattgatcATTCTGTTATTTAGATGATGATGTATCACGTTAAGTACCTCATAACACTAGATAATTGGTTGATGTATCTAGTCAGTGACACATGAGGTGTCActtgatatttaaaaaaattatttataatcaaaatagtttcTAAAAATTCAAACGTAAGtcatttttatctttaaaattttaaaaattaatcaaattaattattatataatttttttcataatattaaatttaaaataggtttaaaaataatattaaaattagtactatcaaaaaatattttaaatttaatattatgaaaaaaataaaaaaaaattatataaggactaatttgattaatttttaaaattttagggatgaaaatgacttatatctaaactttcaaggactatttccattataaataacttttttatatgTCAAGTGACATGTGGCGTGCTAGGTGTCACTGACTTGATACGTCAATCAATCATCTAATAACACATGCCACTTAACATGGTACGTCATCATACCAAGTGGCACTTAACGTAATACGTCAACATCTAACTAACAAAGGGAGTAATTTGACTTATGTTTTATCTTTTAAGgactaatataattaaaaaaatcatttgaaaactgtacaagatgtctctggtacgggttgagagatggatcgggaacttgcgggttgaggcagatgccggatcacttgactggagcaatggggggaggtacctgcaaagacactccgacgctcaagtcagaatggatctaagaggtatc is a genomic window of Arachis ipaensis cultivar K30076 chromosome B06, Araip1.1, whole genome shotgun sequence containing:
- the LOC110263329 gene encoding uncharacterized protein LOC110263329 isoform X1; this encodes MPNILLYCIHFTNRTFGLNRLYHCSSPFFVFERRVNIHFQSIVRRRSPSYQAVCDQRRMAAVINLLCFRSKAIWPQSSNLNKGEALAVHSLSDPTQNAIDRVESSESENAVPPGSRLYHRDPNLPVNWLNWCLEKSPTKSWISRLRDV
- the LOC110263329 gene encoding uncharacterized protein LOC110263329 isoform X2, whose product is MSQNISFSRQPHQTATRNTIYYHCSSPFFVFERRVNIHFQSIVRRRSPSYQAVCDQRRMAAVINLLCFRSKAIWPQSSNLNKGEALAVHSLSDPTQNAIDRVESSESENAVPPGSRLYHRDPNLPVNWLNWCLEKSPTKSWISRLRDV